A region from the bacterium genome encodes:
- the clpP gene encoding ATP-dependent Clp endopeptidase proteolytic subunit ClpP has product MEKFQLVPMVIEQSPRGERGYDIFSRLLKDRIIFLGLPIDDEVSNIITAQMLYLEAEDPERDIDIYINSPGGIVTAGLAIYDTMQYIKCDISTICIGQAASMGALILSAGTKGKRFVLPHARIMIHQPLGGAQGQATDIGIQAKEILRVKEEINKILAKHTGQKLERIEQDSDRDFYMSAKEAVEYGIADQVFTSRKTKK; this is encoded by the coding sequence ATGGAAAAATTTCAGCTTGTTCCTATGGTTATAGAGCAAAGCCCAAGGGGTGAAAGGGGGTATGATATATTCTCTCGCCTCCTCAAAGATAGAATTATATTTTTAGGCCTACCGATTGATGATGAGGTATCAAATATAATAACCGCCCAGATGCTCTATTTGGAAGCAGAAGACCCAGAAAGGGATATTGACATTTATATCAATAGCCCAGGGGGCATAGTTACTGCCGGGCTTGCCATATATGATACAATGCAATACATAAAATGTGATATTTCAACCATCTGTATTGGCCAGGCTGCATCAATGGGAGCCTTAATCCTTTCGGCAGGGACAAAGGGAAAAAGGTTTGTCCTTCCCCATGCCAGGATTATGATTCATCAGCCATTGGGTGGAGCACAAGGACAAGCTACTGACATAGGGATTCAGGCAAAGGAGATCTTAAGGGTAAAGGAAGAAATAAACAAAATTCTTGCAAAACATACAGGTCAGAAGCTTGAAAGAATTGAGCAAGACTCGGATAGGGATTTTTATATGTCAGCTAAAGAGGCTGTAGAATATGGAATAGCTGATCAAGTTTTTACAAGCAGGAAAACAAAGAAGTAG